The Cupriavidus necator N-1 DNA window ATGAGTTGGCCGCCAACGAGAAGTCGCCTTCAGGGGCGAGGTCAGCCGCCGGTGAAGAGATGACTACGGTCGATATAGACGCGAACACCTTGAGCATCCGGCACGCCCGGCAAGAGGACCCCCAGGTCTACGTTCGTTCCGCGAATCGATTCGGCAAACTTCCACGTTGCCTCCTGCTCGCCACTCCTGAACGTCACGGTCTCGCTGGACGCAACGTTGACGTACTTCATGCCGGAGGTCACCGCCACGGTGCGGGAAGCTGTTCCTGCAGCTACCTGGCTGCCAAAAAGGCGGCCTGCGAACCGACACGCGTTGCGCTTACCTGCGCTGCTGCCGGAGCTGCGGCGGGTTCTGCGGCCTGGCGCTGAACATGCTGCGCCACGTCGTCGCCGGCGTTGGTCTTCGACTTATCGGTGCTCCATGCTGTGGAGATGGACAACGCCAAAAGAATCAGCGCGACGGCCACGGACTTGTTGGTTTTCATGGTGCACTCCATTGAAGTTTCGAGGCATCGACCTCTTGAATCAATGGTATGAGGCTATGTCTCACCGGGGCGTTACGCGGCCATTACATGCCGGTAAGCTGTAGTGCCACTAGCCTGTCCAGTCGGCGATGCCGTTCGCGGATGAGTACGTCAGAAGGCAGGCATTCATAATCGCCCTGAAGAACAGCCGACGTTGCTTGACCTTCCTCCCATGGGAAGGTCCATTTGAATGACGATGTCCTTGCCGTGTTCAGGCGGGCATGCGAGCAAGAACAATATGTCGTCGCCGATCTTCTCCTGAGCGCCCTCGAAGCCATGGCTGGTCAAGGCCAGGACAGCCGGCAACTGGACGAGACGTACCTCGTTTTGGCGAACTGCTGCGCGCCTGAAAGCCGCGGCAATGCGTGGGATACCGCCCCCGCCTCGCAGACAAGCGCGAGGCACCTTGCCCTGTGCGTTTGGGGCTCCCGTCAGCGCGCCTTGTTCGCAAGCGCTTCTACTTCAGCGCGCAACCGCTCTTCCTGCTCCCGCAGTTCTGGCGTGAGTTCAGCACCGAAGTCCTCGACCTCAAACAGCGGGCGAATCTCGATTTCGGACTCGCTTTCCATGGGGTTGGGGCAGCGCCTGACCCATTCGACAGCCTCATCCATTGACTCGACCTGCCACAACCAGAATCCGGCAACGAGTTCGTTGGTTTGCGGAAACGGCCCATCCGTCACAGTCCGCTGGTCGCCCGAAAAGCGCACCCGCTTTCCCCTGGCGCTCGGGTGCAAGCCCTCGCCCGCAAGCATGACGCCTGCCTTGACGAGCTCTTCATTGAACTTGCCCATTGCCGCAAGCAACTCCGTGCTTGGCATCTTGCCGCTTTCTGATTCGCTCGTGGCCTTCACCATCACTATGACACGCATTGTGTTCCTCCTAGACGGAATCGTTGGCGCCACAAAATACCGAAGCGGAGCCGCTGCGGCAGTGAGCGCCGGAACCAGGATCCAATCAGAATAGTTGAATTCGACAGCACCTGACTTGCGCGGACCGCGCCAGTGCCTCTACAGTTCGACCGATGAAGAATGAAACTGCCGTAGCAGCGCTCGCTGCACTTGCCCAGGATTCCCGATTGGCGATCTTCCGCTTGCTGGTCCAGGCCGGCCCGGACGGCGTCAGCGCGGGCCGGATCCGCGAAGCGCTGGGTGTGGCACCCGCGACGCTGTCCTTCCATCTGAAAGAACTGGTTCACGCCGGCCTCATCAAGAACACACAGGAAGGCAAGTTCGTGATCTATCGAGCCCAATTCGAGACGATGAACGCGCTCATTGCCTTCCTGACGGAACATTGCTGCGAAGGCAATCCGCAAGGCTGCGGCGTGCCGGATGTAGCATGCAAGCCGGCGGCCACTAAACGCGGCGGCGTCTCGACCGAACCGGCCTGAGCATCACGGTCGTCGAGATCAGAGCGCCCTGGGGCGAGCGTCAGGCCTTGCGCCCCGCTTCATACCAGCCTTGGGTCCGATTGACGATGCCGACCACCAGCAGCATGACCGGCACTTCAATCAGCACCCCGACCACGGTTGCCAGCGCCGCCCCTGACTTGAAGCCGAACAGGCTGATCGCCGTCGCCACCGCCAGCTCGAAGAAATTGCTGGCGCCGATCAGCGAGGACGGGCCCGCCACGCAATGCGCCACACCCAGCTTCCGGTTCAGCAGATACGCCAGGCCGGAATTCAGGAACACCTGGATCAGGATGGGCACCGCCAGCAGCGCGATCACCAGCGGTTGCTCGATGATGGCCTGGCCCTGGAAGGCGAACAGCAGCACCAGCGTCAACAGCAGCGCGGCGATGGAATACGGTCCGAGCTTGCCCACGACCCGCTGGAAATGCGCCACGCCCTTGCTCAGCAGCAGCTTGCGCAGCACCTGCGAAATCGCCACCGGCACCACGATATACAGCGCAACCGACGTCAGCAGCGTATCCCACGGCACCGTGATCGACGACAGGCCAAGCAGCAGTGCCACCACCGGCGCGAACGCCACCACCATGATGGCATCGTTCAGCGCCACCTGCGACAGCGTGAAATACGGGTCGCCCTTGCAGAGCTGGCTCCAAACGAACACCATCGCCGTGCACGGTGCCGCAGCCAGCAGGATCAGCCCGGCGATATAGCTGTCGAGCTGCTCGGCGGGCAGCATGGGCGCAAACAGGTGCCGCACGAACAGCCAGCCCAGCAGCGCCATCGAGAACGGCTTGACCGCCCAGTTGATGAACAGCGTCACACCGATGCCGCGCCAGTGGGATTTCACCTGGCCCAGTGCGCCGAAGTCGATCTTCAGCAGCATCGGGATAATCATGATCCAGATAAGGATGCCGACCGGCAGGTTCACCTGCGCGTACTCCATGCTGCCGATCGCCTGGAACGCGCCCGGCATCGCCTGCCCCAGCGCAATCCCGACGATGATGCACAGGGCAACCCACATGGTCAGGTAGCGTTCAAAGAAGCCAATGGCGGGCTTCGTCGAAATGGGGGCGTGGGTGGTTGCGTGCTGATTCATTGGAGTTCCGGCGCCTTCAGTTCTTCGCGATCGCGTTGAGTGCGTCCTGCAGCTGCGCATTGCTCATGCCTTCCAGCGGCAACGCCAGCAGTTGCAGCATGCGGTAGCCAATGGCCTCGCGCGTCAGCTCGAACGCCAGGCGCTTGCCTTCGTCGCCGCCCAGGGCGTTGGACGGATCGGCATAGCCCCAGTGCACCTTGACCGGGCTGCCAGGCCAATAGGGGCACTGCTCCGCCGCGGCGCTGTCGCAGACCGTGATCACGATCCGCATTTCCGGCGCGTTGTCGCCGACGAATTCGTCCCAGCTCTTGCTGCGGTAGCCGGTCACGTCGACACCGGCATTGGTCAGCGCCTCCAGTGCGAACGGGTTCAGGCGCCCGCTCGGTGCGCTGCCGGCGCTGAAGGCGCGCACATCCTTGCCGAGCTTCCTGGCCCAATGGTTGAGCATCCCTTCGCTCAGCACACTGCGGGCGGAGTTATGGGTGCACAGGATCAGAACGTTGGTGGTCATGGGAGAAGGTGTGCTCAGCAGCACGACGAGTTGGAGTTCACCGCAATCCCGATCGGCTTGCCGCGCGGGGCACGCGGGGCACAGCAGGCGGAGCCTTCGGCGGACGTCGGTTCAGGCTTGCTTTCACCAAATACAGGTACGTTGCCCAGCGTATGGAAGTGCTCCCATGCAATGCCCTGTGGATCGGTGACCCAGTGCTTTTCGCTGCGGGCATAGCAGCAGGTGGTTTCACCCTGGTCCAGCAGCGCCATATCGGCCGCCTCGGCGCGCGCTTTCAGTTCAGCAAGCTCGGCGGCGTCATCAGTCTGGAAACCGAGATGGTCGACGCCCGCCCCCTGGCCGCGCGTGGAGATTGCGAAGTTGATGCGCGGATCCTCGAGCATCCATTTGGCGTAGTCGCTCTCGACTCGCGTCGGTTCAGCGGCAAAGAGCTTCGAATAGAAGGCAATGCTCTTGCCAAGGTCGTCGACATGGACGTGAACGTGAAAGCGCTTCATCTGGACATCTCCATCAGCAGTGACAGGAAACCGCCGCTTCCTCGACGCCTTCGCAGCAATTGGCGGTCAGGTAGCCGAGCAACGCATTCATATGCGCGAAAGCGGCGCGATAGATCAGGTTGCGTCCGTCCCGCTCCTGCGTCACCAGGCCGGCGTGCGCCAGTTCCTTCAGGTGGAACGACAAGGTGGCCGCAGGCACGCCCAGCCGCTCGACCATCGCGCCGGGTGTCATGCCACCCGGGCCGGCGACGACCAGCATTCGAAAGACCTGGAGGCGCAGCCCGTGGGCCAGTGCCGCAAGGGAGCGGACAACATCATTCTCTTCCATATTTCTACAATACTGGAAATGTGGGATTGATGCAATACCCGATCCGGCGAAGCGCTGCGGGCGCCCTGCCCGCCGTCCGCGTCGTTCCTGGGACAACCCTGCCCGCGATGCCCGCGTCCTAGTCCATCAGATCCGTGTACTCACCTTTCGCATAGGGCCGTGTGCGGTTCCACGGAGCGGGTTGCGGCAAGGCAGCGGCGGTCACCCGCGTGATCTTCTTCTGCGTGCCGCTGGCATTGCGCGACTGGACCAGTCGCGGATACTGGCCGGCCACGTCCCACTGGACCGTCACCTGTTCATCGCCGCGCTTTGCGCGGTACTCCTGCACACCGCCGCGCGCAGGGCCGCTTGCGCTCATGGTCTTGAGCGCTGCCGGATCCAGCAGGTGGTAGGCGGTCGCCCACGAGCCGTCGAAGCCGACGTTGCCATACTCGGCCGGGCTGACTTCGAAGGTCTTGCGCATGGCGTCGCTGACCAGCCGCACCGACAGCTTGCCGGACGGCTGCCGCTCGATCCAGCGCGCGGCGGCCGACATGTCCATGTGCTTATGGCCCTTGTCTGCCTTGGCGTGCTCGGCTTCGTCATGCGCCCCGTGCGGGATCTCGCGCTCGATCCAGACCGTGCCGCCCTCGCGGTAGACACGTTCGGTGAAGTAGATGTCGCGACGCACACCGTCGGCCCCGATCGCCGACAACTCATGCTGCACGCGCAGCGCCAGGGGGCCGGTGGCCTTGGCCGGCTCTGCCGCCACGGCGGTGAAGGCTGCCGAGACCAGCAGCAGTGCGAGGACTGGAGTGGCTTGCTTGGTTTTCATGAAATCCGTTCAGAAAGCGAAAATGCGCACGCCGGCAAACCGGCGCGCGCATGGCATCAAAAGACACTGTGCTCAGTCGTGCAGCAAGGCCGCGGCCGCCATCAGAGGCCCAGCGCGGACTTCACGACGCTGAAGACCTTGGTGTTATCGATGGTGCCCTTGAGCGCGGCATTGCCCGGCCCCGTCGAGAACAGCATCACATCGCCGCCGCCGTGGGTTTCCGAGCCCGGCGAGCCGAGGTTCACGCCGACTTCCTGCAGGTAGCCGTCGGCCGTGGTGTCCACCAGCGCGGGATTGTCGCGCGGGGACTTGCGCGGACCACCGCCGTTGCCAAACACCAGCGTGGTGTAAGGCAGGCCGTCGGCCGCCGTGGCCGGCTGCTTGGTCTTGATGTCCGTCACCGTGCCCAGGATCGGGTTGCCGCGATGCGAGTAGCCGTTGATCGTCATCGTGTGGTCGTGGTCGGCGGTGACGACGATCATCGTGTTCGACAGGTCCACCATCGACAGCGCACGCTTGATGGCATCGTCAAACGCGATCGTGTCTTCCAGCGCGCGCTTGGCGTTGGTGCCGTGCAGCGCATGGTCGATCCGGCCGCCCTCCACCATGAGGAAATAGCCGCTGCCGTTCTTCTGCAGGATGCGGATGGCCTTCTCGGTCATGTCGGCCAGGCTAGGCTCGTCGACATTGTTCTTGACGCGGTCCAGCTCGTAGTTGAGGTGGTCCATGTTGAACAGGCCGAGCAGCTTGTTGGTGGATGCCGGATCCACGGCCTTGAACGCGGTGCCGGTGGTCACATAGGTGTAGCCCGGGAACTGCGTGGTCAGGTCGACGCCATCCGTGCGCTTGCCACCCGCGGCACTGGGCAGGAACTGGCGGCGGCCGCCGCCAAGCAGCACGTCCAGGCCGTCCTTGAGCGCCGTGTTGTAGCCGGCGTTGCCGGGCGTTGCCTGTGCGGCGATGTTGTTCTCGCCGTCGCGGTGGCAGACGTGCGAGAAGGTGGCCGCCGGCGTCGCGTGCGTCACGCGCGTAGTGGTCACCGCGCCGACCGACTTGCCGGCGGCCTTGGCCAGTTCCAGCACGGTCACGACCGGCGAGCCGTTGCCGCTGGGACAGGTGCTGTCACCGGCGCTGGTCACATAGGACTTGCCGGTGCCGTCGCTGGCCTTGGTATCAGCCGACATGGAGATGACTTCGTTGTTCATCTTCACGCCGGTCATGTAGGCCGCCATCGACGGCGCGCTGTCGGTGGTCTGCGCGTCGTTCGAATACGTCTTCACGCGCGCGGTGCGCTTGAGCGACTCCATGTTGAGCTTGCCCGTCTCGCCATACTTGTAGATGCGCGAAGCGGTGACGGTGGTCGGGCCCATGCCGTCGCCCAAGAAGAAGATGACATTTTTGGCCTCGCCCGCGGCTTGCGCAGGGAGGGCAATGCAGGCGCAGGCAGCCGCAACTGCGGACAGGCCGGTTCGAATGATGAGTTTCATGGCGTTATTCCGTCAGCGATAGTGGCTTAGAGGCCGATGGCCGTCTTGATCAGGCCGAACACCTCGGTGTTGTTCATCACACCGGTGAAGGATTCGGCACCATTGCCCAGTGCGCCGATAAAGACATCGGTGCCGCCATGGGTCTCGCCACCTGCCGCCATCGGGATCGCGGCTTCCTGGTGATAGCTCTTGTCGTAGACCTGTGCATCGGTCAGCGCGGTGCGCGTGGCCGGGCGGTTTTCGCCGTTGCCGAAACCGATGATGGTGAAGGGATTGCCGCCGGAGTCCGTGGACAGTGCGCCGGTCACGTAGTTCTTCAGCAGGCCCAGCACGCCGGGGTTGCTGTCGCTGGTGGGGCCGGTGCGCTTGGCGTAGCCATTGAGTACCAGCGTGTGGTCATGGTCGGCGGTGACGACGATCAGCGTGTTCTTCAGGCCCGGGTCGATCACGTTGAGCTTGTCGATGGCGGTCTTGATCGCGGTGTCGAAGGCCACGGTGTCCTGCAGCGCCTTGCGCGCGGTGGTTTCATGCAAGGCGTGGTCGATGCGGCCGCCTTCCACCATCAGGAAGAAACCCTTCTTCTTCGCGGCAAGCACGTCGATGGCCTTGCTGGTCATCTCCGCCAGGCTCGGCTCGTCGCCGGGAACGCGGTCCAGGTCGTAGGCCATATGGCTGGACGTGAACAGGCCTGCCACCTTCTTGGCGCTGGCGGCGTCGATCTTGTCGAACTCGGCCTTGCTGGACGCGTAGGTATAGCCGGCCTTCGTCAGCTCGCCAACCAGGTCGCGGCCGTCGGTGCGGGCGCCACCCGCGGCCTTGCTCTGGAAGTGCTTGCGGCCGCCGCCGAAGATCACATCGACGCCGTCGCCTAGCGCGCTGTTGTAGCCGGCGCCGTTCGGCACCAGTTGCGCGGCGATGGTGTTCTCGGCATCGCGGTGGCAGACGTGCGCGTAGGTCGTGGCGGGAGTCGCGTGCGTGATGCGGGTGGTGGTGACCACGCCGGTGCCATAGCCTGCCGTCTTCATCTGCTCGAGCAGCGTCGGCACGCTCTGGCCGTTGCCGGAAGCCGGGCAGGTGCTGTCCGCGCCGGACAGATAGTCCTTGCCGCTGGCATCAAAGGCACTGGTCTCCGGCGTCATCGAGATGACTTCGTTGTTCATCTTGACGCCGGTCATGTAGGCCGCCATCGACGGCGCGCTGTCGGTCACCTGCGCGTTGTTCGAATAGGTCCGGATAAACCCGCTCTCGGGGAGCGTGTCCATGGTCAGCTCACCATCCTCGCCGACCTTGTAGATCCGCGCCGCAGTCATCGTCGCCATGCCCATGCCGTCGCCAAGGAAGAACACGACGTTCTTCGTGGGCGCGGCGCTGCCGCCAGCCGGCGGCTGCGTGACCGACGCATTGCTGTCATCATCGCTGCCGCACGACGCCACGGCCAG harbors:
- a CDS encoding CzcE family metal-binding protein produces the protein MKYVNVASSETVTFRSGEQEATWKFAESIRGTNVDLGVLLPGVPDAQGVRVYIDRSHLFTGG
- a CDS encoding YciI family protein, producing MRVIVMVKATSESESGKMPSTELLAAMGKFNEELVKAGVMLAGEGLHPSARGKRVRFSGDQRTVTDGPFPQTNELVAGFWLWQVESMDEAVEWVRRCPNPMESESEIEIRPLFEVEDFGAELTPELREQEERLRAEVEALANKAR
- a CDS encoding ArsR/SmtB family transcription factor, with protein sequence MKNETAVAALAALAQDSRLAIFRLLVQAGPDGVSAGRIREALGVAPATLSFHLKELVHAGLIKNTQEGKFVIYRAQFETMNALIAFLTEHCCEGNPQGCGVPDVACKPAATKRGGVSTEPA
- the arsB gene encoding ACR3 family arsenite efflux transporter; translation: MNQHATTHAPISTKPAIGFFERYLTMWVALCIIVGIALGQAMPGAFQAIGSMEYAQVNLPVGILIWIMIIPMLLKIDFGALGQVKSHWRGIGVTLFINWAVKPFSMALLGWLFVRHLFAPMLPAEQLDSYIAGLILLAAAPCTAMVFVWSQLCKGDPYFTLSQVALNDAIMVVAFAPVVALLLGLSSITVPWDTLLTSVALYIVVPVAISQVLRKLLLSKGVAHFQRVVGKLGPYSIAALLLTLVLLFAFQGQAIIEQPLVIALLAVPILIQVFLNSGLAYLLNRKLGVAHCVAGPSSLIGASNFFELAVATAISLFGFKSGAALATVVGVLIEVPVMLLVVGIVNRTQGWYEAGRKA
- a CDS encoding arsenate reductase ArsC, translated to MTTNVLILCTHNSARSVLSEGMLNHWARKLGKDVRAFSAGSAPSGRLNPFALEALTNAGVDVTGYRSKSWDEFVGDNAPEMRIVITVCDSAAAEQCPYWPGSPVKVHWGYADPSNALGGDEGKRLAFELTREAIGYRMLQLLALPLEGMSNAQLQDALNAIAKN
- a CDS encoding ArsI/CadI family heavy metal resistance metalloenzyme, with the translated sequence MKRFHVHVHVDDLGKSIAFYSKLFAAEPTRVESDYAKWMLEDPRINFAISTRGQGAGVDHLGFQTDDAAELAELKARAEAADMALLDQGETTCCYARSEKHWVTDPQGIAWEHFHTLGNVPVFGESKPEPTSAEGSACCAPRAPRGKPIGIAVNSNSSCC
- a CDS encoding ArsR/SmtB family transcription factor; amino-acid sequence: MEENDVVRSLAALAHGLRLQVFRMLVVAGPGGMTPGAMVERLGVPAATLSFHLKELAHAGLVTQERDGRNLIYRAAFAHMNALLGYLTANCCEGVEEAAVSCHC
- a CDS encoding alkaline phosphatase translates to MKLIIRTGLSAVAAACACIALPAQAAGEAKNVIFFLGDGMGPTTVTASRIYKYGETGKLNMESLKRTARVKTYSNDAQTTDSAPSMAAYMTGVKMNNEVISMSADTKASDGTGKSYVTSAGDSTCPSGNGSPVVTVLELAKAAGKSVGAVTTTRVTHATPAATFSHVCHRDGENNIAAQATPGNAGYNTALKDGLDVLLGGGRRQFLPSAAGGKRTDGVDLTTQFPGYTYVTTGTAFKAVDPASTNKLLGLFNMDHLNYELDRVKNNVDEPSLADMTEKAIRILQKNGSGYFLMVEGGRIDHALHGTNAKRALEDTIAFDDAIKRALSMVDLSNTMIVVTADHDHTMTINGYSHRGNPILGTVTDIKTKQPATAADGLPYTTLVFGNGGGPRKSPRDNPALVDTTADGYLQEVGVNLGSPGSETHGGGDVMLFSTGPGNAALKGTIDNTKVFSVVKSALGL
- a CDS encoding alkaline phosphatase; translation: MRRLSILAAPLLALAVASCGSDDDSNASVTQPPAGGSAAPTKNVVFFLGDGMGMATMTAARIYKVGEDGELTMDTLPESGFIRTYSNNAQVTDSAPSMAAYMTGVKMNNEVISMTPETSAFDASGKDYLSGADSTCPASGNGQSVPTLLEQMKTAGYGTGVVTTTRITHATPATTYAHVCHRDAENTIAAQLVPNGAGYNSALGDGVDVIFGGGRKHFQSKAAGGARTDGRDLVGELTKAGYTYASSKAEFDKIDAASAKKVAGLFTSSHMAYDLDRVPGDEPSLAEMTSKAIDVLAAKKKGFFLMVEGGRIDHALHETTARKALQDTVAFDTAIKTAIDKLNVIDPGLKNTLIVVTADHDHTLVLNGYAKRTGPTSDSNPGVLGLLKNYVTGALSTDSGGNPFTIIGFGNGENRPATRTALTDAQVYDKSYHQEAAIPMAAGGETHGGTDVFIGALGNGAESFTGVMNNTEVFGLIKTAIGL